The window TCAATTACAATGCTGCCTTAGGTCAACCAAACTTTCTCTTTAAATGGATGACCAATGAAAATGGATACTTGTATGGAATTGCTTCGGGTGGTGGGCCGATTGTTATGTTCAACTTTATGAAAGAATTTGTTGAAGACAATGACTGGATTGATGAACCGGATTGGTCCAGATACAATGCTACCTTGGATTCAGGAAAGCTGGAAGGTGGCAGTCCGGAATTACAACCCTGGCCTAAAAAGTTCACTCCAGAAACAAGCACCCTAGCACAATATAACATCACAGGAACAGATTTCAACTACATGGTCACAAGATATGCAGATGCATTGTTGATGTATGGTGAAGCATTGGTAGCAAATAATAAAGCAAGTGAAGCCCTGCCCTACTTTAATATGGTGAGGGAAAGAGCCGGTCTAAAAGGTTTAACTGTGGACCAACTCGATATCGAACAAATTTTACACGAAAGAAGAGTTGAATTGGCTTTTGAAGGCCATCGGTTTTTTGATTTGGTGAGAACAGGTAAAGCTGTAGAAAAGATATCTTGGGCTTTAATGAATGTCGTTGGTTTTGATGCCAGAATATTTACAACAGAACCCATTGAAGAATACCAGCTCCTGCTACCAATACCGGTGGCTGAGATCCAAAAGGATGCTTCACTCAATCAAAATCCCGGGTACTAATAAATAATTAAGAAAATGAAAAAGATATATAATTTAATTTTATTGGGTTTCCTAGCCCCATTTACTCTTATTTCTTGTTTACAAGAAGACATTGTACCTAACCCAACAGTACAAAGTGTAGAAATGTATATGGAGGATATCGAAGGAAATGATTCATTGATAACCCAACCTACAGTAAACAAATCTTTTCGCTTTGTGGTGAAAACTGATGCGGACATCGCTACAGTATGGCCGGGAGGGGAACGAAGAATAGTAAAGAAAGTGAATACTGAAACCGATTCTTTGGATATGTTCGGTAATCCTGTGCTTATTGTTAGCGATTATTACTCAGATTATGGACTCGTTAAAGCAAGAGGTTTTAAGACTGCCTTGGGGGAGACCGGTTGGTATACCAGCTATACTTATAAAGAAATCGGAGAATTTGATGTCACCATACTAGTAACCAACCATGGTTACAATAGTGCAGATTACAAACAAGTGGTTTACGAAGCAGGAAAAGTAACTGTAGTAGAAGAATAAATGATTTATTTAACCCGAATTATGAAATAGGATTTCTCCACTCTGATAATAGTCAGGGGTTAAGCCCTGTCTCTTTTTTATGGGAAGGCTGCAATCGAAAGAAAACAATCTGTTTGGAGGTTTTAGCATAGCACTATTTTGGTGAACTTGAAAGCAGCAACGATATGGCTGATTATGAAGGGATTTCAGCACGTATTAAATTGTCTATTGCCTATTTCGGGTTTAAAGATGACCTAATAAAAAAAGACCATTTCCATATAAGGAAAAGGTCTTTTTTTATTAGGCTAGTTATCCAAATATCTATTTATTTAATTCAGACCTAAAATTAAACCAATTGAATCATTTTTATAATACTTGAAAAATCCGGCTTGGATACTTAACCCTAATTTAGCAATAAACTAACTCAGATTAATGGACATCTCTCCACCCATCAGTGGATCGGAAATACTGTCCTTACCTAACTCTAGGCGTCCACAGTACCGGCGACTGAATGCATCATTTCCATCTGCAATCAGAGTAAAATCATACCAACCTTGACTTTTTACGGTTGGCACACGAACTGGCTTTTTTTCTCCGGGCTTTAAATCAATGGTTTTTTTACCGTGCTGATAGGCATTGTCTGTCACCTTGATTGATAACATTGTATTAGAAAGGTTTTCAATATCTAGCTTATATATACCGGTCTTATTATCACCCCCATCCGCAGTATAAGAAGATACCAAAGACAATTGGGGATCATTTTTATTACCCTTAAACTCTCTATAATACCCATTTGGACCATATACCTGCAAATGATACAACCCACCTTCGAAAGCATCCAAAGGCCATTCATAATCCAGTTTATCTCCGGGTTTGACTGCAAATGACCAATTCGAAGCTGTTTCAAATGCATTGGTTGTAGGGTTCTTAAATGCACCTGGAGCATAGATTAGAAACGGCGCTCCTAGCGCTTTGTCTCCAAATTTCTTATTTGAAGCCTCTAAATTTAGAACGATAGCTTTCCTGGAGGGATTAATCTCCCCATCTACATACAATTCATAAGCAAGTGCATTAGAGGGTTTCGTGCCAGGTTCTTGTTTTGGGAGAATAGGAGACTGTAAATGACTGTTATTAACCTGACTCACTTCACTTTCAGTTAAAATTTTAAAATTGTCAGGAATGTCTTTATAACTTGCATTAAGAATTTTCTTCACATGGCTTTCCATGGTTAGGAAATTGGGAAGTTCAATCTTTTCTCCGTTGAAAGGCCTGAATACTGAGGTTAGATCCCCACTTATCGTCCTCCTCCAAGAACTGATATTTTCCTCTCTTATTTTTTTCCCGGTTTTGTGGGATAAAAATTTCTCCATAAACAAAATGGTAGAAGAAATATCACAGACTTCCGAGTTGACCCATCCCCCTCTACTCCATGGCGATGCCACAATTAAAGGCACTCTATATCCCAAACCAACCGGACTTTCACGAACATCTTCCGGATCCATTCCCGGATAATTTTCCTCTTGTTCTTTGAATACAAATTCCGTTCTCGCATCTACTCCTTTGGAAACCTTACCTGCATTGGGATCATTCGGTTTTGGTGGAACGAAAGGAGGAACATGATCAAAGTATCCGTCATTTTCATCATAATTCAGAATGAAAATTGTTTTCTTCCAAACCTCAGGATTTTTTGTCAGAATCTCCAAAGCTTCTGAAACATACCAAGCCCCGTACCAAGGTGCACTAGGGTGATCAGAGAAGTTTTTGGGTGCAACTAAATACGAAACGGTAGGAAGATTTCCGGAGTTTACATCCTTTCTGAATTCATGAAAAATATCCCCTTTGGGTATTTTGGTTGCTCTTTTTTCACCGTCTTCTTCATATTCCAAAATCTCGGTCTTGTGATAGTCGGGATCAGCGATATTGGTAGTGAAAGCACGCTGATGCATTTCCTTCTCCTTTGGTGAAAGCTTATCAAATGCTTCAGGTCCAAATTTCTCTATGGATTCATTGACGAAGATAAGAGCTTCTTTTTTGGAGGCAATTTCTTTTTTAATATCCTCTTTATCTGTTTCAACTGCATCCTGAAGTGAAGCCTCTAACTTTGCAATCTCTATAGGAAGGTTTTTCTGTTTGTGCTTTAAAAATTCATAATGGCCCGGAGTATAGCGAACTTCAAATTGCTTGAACCATTCTAGGTTATTGTCCGTAAAGTTTGCAAGCCAAGAACTGTCATCTCCCTTCAACATGGTTGGTAAGCTTACCTCATTTTGGTAAACCTTCCACGAAATACCATTGTCTTGTAGCCGATCAGGAAATGTTTTCCAGTCAACTTCCTTACCATAAGTATGCTCCCCATTCCTAACCAAAGGTTTTTCACCAACATTCCCAACAGTTTTCCCTGCCCAGTGATAATTTCGGTTGGTGGTAGTTCCGGTAAGTGCTCCACAAAAATGCTGGTCACAAACGGTAAATGCATCTGCAAAGGCATAGTAAAAGGGGATATCCTGCCTTTCATAATAGCCCATGGTCATGGGAACATGTTGGTATTCTTTTCTTCCAGGTCTTTTGGCCTCAATCCAACCGTCATACTTTCCGTTATTTCGGGCGTCTACTTGATTTTCCCATGAATGGGGAATATCACTCATCCATGTCGCTTTGGTCTCATTTATATTAAACCTAAAAGGGGTAAAAGCATTTCCGTTCTTGTCACGTTGGATCCAAACTTTGTCTTTGTTGGGCAATGAAATGGTTCTTGGGTCATTGTATCCACGAACTCCTTTTAGTTTACCAAAACAATGGTCAAAGGAGCGATTTTCTTGCATCAATAAAACTACATGCTCTGCATCAAGAAATGTAGTGCCCGGTTCCGGATTAATGGCCATGGCTTTTTCTATGGAAGCAGGTAAAACTCCCCATAAACCCATTCCACCGGAAAAAAGCGCTGCTTTTTTTAGAAAATCTCTTCTGTTCTCATTCATAATTGAAATACGATATTAAACACATTAATTAAATCTCAAACCGGATTCAGGTTGTGGTACCAACTAAGGGAAAATCAATAAGCTTAAGTATCCAAATATTTTTCCACTTATGGGTAAAATTATAATTTTACTGTGAAAACCTTAAAGATAGATTATTGTCAAATGGTTAATTCTCCACTTAGCCAATGGTTTTTCAATAAGCGAACTTAAATGAAAATCAAAAACATTTTCACCTAAACTACAGCTTATTTGGCCTTAAAAGTAAGAAAACTAACCTCTCAATTGGTAAGCTTTAGGCTGGGTAAAAGCCCTAATTCCCATATAAGATAAAGTCACTCCAAGACCTGAATTTTTTCTTCCTGTCCATGGAAGATTTGGGCTAACCCTATCACAACAGTTGACATAAACAGTTCCCGTGGGCAAACCTTCTAACAACTGCTTGGCCCGTGATTCATCACCTGAGAATACTGCTGCTGTAAGTCCAAAGGAGGTATCTTTCATCAAATTCAAGGCTTCTTCGTCATTTATTACTTTTTGAATGCCTATAACAGGCCCAAACGACTCTTCCTTCATAAGGTCCATACTGTGATTAACTTCGGTCAGTACTGCCGGTTCCAGGTAATAGCCTTTTTCTCCCCATTCTTTCCCTCCAATAAGTAACCTCGCACCTTTTTCTTTGGCTTCAGCTATTTGAGATTGGATAAAATTCAACTGATCTTTCCTAGTGAGGGCTCCTATAAAAGTATCTTCAGCCATAGGATCACCGATTTTATAAGAAGAAACCTCATTGACGAATGCATCTACAAACTCATCATAAATAGCTTCATGAACATAAATTCTTTCCACTGCACAGCAACTTTGACCATTATTATAAAAGGCTCCTTCTGCTGCATTGATGGCAGCTTGTTTCACATCTGCCACATCATCCATTACATACAAAGGATCTTTTCCTCCCAGTTCCAGTTGAACTGGAACAAGTTTTGAGGCCACTTTTTGGGCAATGTACTTTCCGGTTTTATAGGACCCGGTAAAAAAGTAGCCATCTAGGTCTGCCTCTAGCAATAACTCCCCTACTTCAGCGTCCCCTAAAAAGCATTCAAAAACATTCTTAGGAATTCCGGCTTCCCAAAGCAATTCTTGAAATTTTAGACCTGTAAGGGTTGCATATTCTGATGGCTTATAGGCCACCGCATTACCTGCTAACAAAGCATATAAAAACACATTGTATCCAACATTGTATGGGAAATTCCAGGCAGAAATATTGGCAATCACACCCAAAGGCTCAAAAGAAATTTCTTCTCGCGTATCTCCTTCTGCAGTGATGACTTCTTTCTTAAGGTATTTGACAGCATCTTTCTGGATATGCGTTATTCTATTCTGCGCGCCCTTAATTTCATTTTTAGCTTGCTGAATGGGTTTACCTGTTTCAGAGGTTAAAATAAATGCCAATTCCTCCAAATTGTCCATTACTAAATCACCGTACTTTTTTATTATGGCAATTCTCTCTTCTATAGGCACACGTGCCCAAAAAACTTGCCCTTCTTTTAAAGAAGCAATTTTACTACTAACTTCAGCGGCAGTATCTTCTTTTAAAGTCTTTAAAACTTCTTCGGTAGCAGGGTTGATTATATCCATTCCTATTGATTTTTAACTTTTTCTATAAAATATTCATACAGTTTTAACGGGTCAAGCAAGGGAGCTCCTTTGCCTACAGAAAACTCGGGATGCCACTGCACTCCTAGGACATTTCCAACTTTATTTTGCAGAGCTTCTATGATCCCATCATTTTTACTAACGGCCAATACCTCTAAACCTTTCCCTACGGTCTTAACACCCTGATGATGAACAGAATTTACTATTGGCTGATCAATTCCATCATATACCAAATCCAAAGTTTTACCTGCTTCAAAAACGATCTCATGAACCAAAGCATCGTATTTTTCCGCATCTCTGTGCTGCATAGCATCAGGATTTTGTGTAATGATATCTTGATATAGGCTTCCTCCAAAAAATACATTCATCAATTGAAATCCCCTACAGATTGCCAATACAGGTTTGTTATGCTTTACAGCATATTCCATGATTCTAAGTTCGTAGGCATCTCTGTAAGCATCACCCAACCATTTGCCGGGCACTATGGGAGTTTCATTATAAGTCTCCGGAGCCAAGTCTGTTCCTCCTTGGAAAACAAACCCGTCCAATTCTGCCAAGATATCCTCAAGTTGCTGCATGGGCAAGTCCGGAATTAACACCGGAAGTATGCCTTTTTGAGACACATAACTGAACATATCACATTCAACATAAGCCAAATTTTTAGGGCCGAAAACAATTCTAGAAGGCTCCTTATACATGAAGCAAGCACTTATTCCAATTTTAAACATATGTTATAAGGCCCCTTTATAAATGGTTCTAAAATCAAGCTCAGTAACCGGTTTAGGATTATTAGGATGACAAAAGTCCGCAATTGCAAGCGATGCCAAGGTATCAATATGATCTTCATTTACCCCTATAGCGGAAAGTTTTGAAGGCAATCCCAAAGTTTCATTTAAACCACTTATGTACTGAATAATTTTTTTACCATCACCTTGTTTTAAGCCTACCATTAGTCCCATTTGCTCATACCTATCTTCAAATCCTTCATAGTTAAATTCAAGCCCATACGGTAAATTAATGGCATTGGCCAAACCATGATGGGTATCTAGTAGACTTGACAAGGGATGAGCCAAGCTGTGAACAATTCCCAAACCTTTTTGAAAAGCTATGGCCCCCATCATGGACGCCATTAGCATTTTGCTTCTAGCTTCCAAATCAGGTTTTAATGTAGCGTTCTCTATGGATTCCCCAATCAGCTTAATACCTTCTAAGGCTATCCCACTACACATAGGATTCCAATTTTTAGACAAATAGGCTTCAATATTGTGTGTCAAAGCATCCATACCCGTAGCTGCCGTGACAAAGGCAGGCAAATCCATGGTAAGTTCGGGATCTGCAAATACTATCTTTGCCATAAGTGTGGGAGCAAATAGTATTCTTTTCTTTTTACTTTCGTCTTCAGATATAATGGCACTTCTTCCTACCTCACTTCCTGTACCTGATGTAGTGGGTACAGTAACAAAATGTGGAATAGGCTCCGTTACGTATTTATCTCCACCAATTAAGTCGTCATAATCAAATAGATCTCTATGATGATTTATGCTTAAGGCGATAGCTCTAGCCACATCTAAAGCCACTCCACCTCCAATGCCTACGATAACATCTCTGTCAGTAGACTGATACGATGCCTTACCTTTGAGTACATCTGTCTTTACAGGGTTTTTGTGAACATCAGAAAAAACCTCTACAGACAATCCTGATTGGCTCAATTGCCCTACTATTTTTTTAAAAAAATCAAGCTCTTTAACAATAGGATCAGTTACCAAAAGTGGCCGATTCAATTGATTTTGTTTTAAATAATCAGGTAATTCACTGATAACACCTACACCAAATCTTATGGCCGTAGGAAAACTAAAATTATATTTTTGAAGAATATCCATTATAATAAATGAAAACTAGAGTTATTAAATGTATTGAAGTCGAAATTAAATTATTTCAAAATAACGTTTCCTTTCCCAATCAGTAACATTAGAGGCAAATTCCCGACATTCCCATTCCCGAGTTTTGCAAAAATGATCGACAAAGGACTCACCAAACAATGACT of the Cyclobacterium marinum DSM 745 genome contains:
- a CDS encoding phosphocholine-specific phospholipase C; this encodes MNENRRDFLKKAALFSGGMGLWGVLPASIEKAMAINPEPGTTFLDAEHVVLLMQENRSFDHCFGKLKGVRGYNDPRTISLPNKDKVWIQRDKNGNAFTPFRFNINETKATWMSDIPHSWENQVDARNNGKYDGWIEAKRPGRKEYQHVPMTMGYYERQDIPFYYAFADAFTVCDQHFCGALTGTTTNRNYHWAGKTVGNVGEKPLVRNGEHTYGKEVDWKTFPDRLQDNGISWKVYQNEVSLPTMLKGDDSSWLANFTDNNLEWFKQFEVRYTPGHYEFLKHKQKNLPIEIAKLEASLQDAVETDKEDIKKEIASKKEALIFVNESIEKFGPEAFDKLSPKEKEMHQRAFTTNIADPDYHKTEILEYEEDGEKRATKIPKGDIFHEFRKDVNSGNLPTVSYLVAPKNFSDHPSAPWYGAWYVSEALEILTKNPEVWKKTIFILNYDENDGYFDHVPPFVPPKPNDPNAGKVSKGVDARTEFVFKEQEENYPGMDPEDVRESPVGLGYRVPLIVASPWSRGGWVNSEVCDISSTILFMEKFLSHKTGKKIREENISSWRRTISGDLTSVFRPFNGEKIELPNFLTMESHVKKILNASYKDIPDNFKILTESEVSQVNNSHLQSPILPKQEPGTKPSNALAYELYVDGEINPSRKAIVLNLEASNKKFGDKALGAPFLIYAPGAFKNPTTNAFETASNWSFAVKPGDKLDYEWPLDAFEGGLYHLQVYGPNGYYREFKGNKNDPQLSLVSSYTADGGDNKTGIYKLDIENLSNTMLSIKVTDNAYQHGKKTIDLKPGEKKPVRVPTVKSQGWYDFTLIADGNDAFSRRYCGRLELGKDSISDPLMGGEMSINLS
- a CDS encoding aldehyde dehydrogenase family protein, whose protein sequence is MDIINPATEEVLKTLKEDTAAEVSSKIASLKEGQVFWARVPIEERIAIIKKYGDLVMDNLEELAFILTSETGKPIQQAKNEIKGAQNRITHIQKDAVKYLKKEVITAEGDTREEISFEPLGVIANISAWNFPYNVGYNVFLYALLAGNAVAYKPSEYATLTGLKFQELLWEAGIPKNVFECFLGDAEVGELLLEADLDGYFFTGSYKTGKYIAQKVASKLVPVQLELGGKDPLYVMDDVADVKQAAINAAEGAFYNNGQSCCAVERIYVHEAIYDEFVDAFVNEVSSYKIGDPMAEDTFIGALTRKDQLNFIQSQIAEAKEKGARLLIGGKEWGEKGYYLEPAVLTEVNHSMDLMKEESFGPVIGIQKVINDEEALNLMKDTSFGLTAAVFSGDESRAKQLLEGLPTGTVYVNCCDRVSPNLPWTGRKNSGLGVTLSYMGIRAFTQPKAYQLRG
- a CDS encoding gamma-glutamyl-gamma-aminobutyrate hydrolase family protein, with translation MFKIGISACFMYKEPSRIVFGPKNLAYVECDMFSYVSQKGILPVLIPDLPMQQLEDILAELDGFVFQGGTDLAPETYNETPIVPGKWLGDAYRDAYELRIMEYAVKHNKPVLAICRGFQLMNVFFGGSLYQDIITQNPDAMQHRDAEKYDALVHEIVFEAGKTLDLVYDGIDQPIVNSVHHQGVKTVGKGLEVLAVSKNDGIIEALQNKVGNVLGVQWHPEFSVGKGAPLLDPLKLYEYFIEKVKNQ
- a CDS encoding iron-containing alcohol dehydrogenase, encoding MDILQKYNFSFPTAIRFGVGVISELPDYLKQNQLNRPLLVTDPIVKELDFFKKIVGQLSQSGLSVEVFSDVHKNPVKTDVLKGKASYQSTDRDVIVGIGGGVALDVARAIALSINHHRDLFDYDDLIGGDKYVTEPIPHFVTVPTTSGTGSEVGRSAIISEDESKKKRILFAPTLMAKIVFADPELTMDLPAFVTAATGMDALTHNIEAYLSKNWNPMCSGIALEGIKLIGESIENATLKPDLEARSKMLMASMMGAIAFQKGLGIVHSLAHPLSSLLDTHHGLANAINLPYGLEFNYEGFEDRYEQMGLMVGLKQGDGKKIIQYISGLNETLGLPSKLSAIGVNEDHIDTLASLAIADFCHPNNPKPVTELDFRTIYKGAL